The following proteins are co-located in the Manihot esculenta cultivar AM560-2 chromosome 9, M.esculenta_v8, whole genome shotgun sequence genome:
- the LOC110607241 gene encoding structural maintenance of chromosomes protein 1 yields the protein MLEWKKQASAAATSISKLNRQINSKEGQIEQLLSRKQDIVEKCELEHISLPTISDPMEIGSEIPGPYFDFSELNRSLTQDRRPSDREKIEADFKQKMDAIMSEIEKTAPNLKALDQYEALLEKERAATEEFEAARKEEKQVADAYNSVKQRRYELFMEAFNHISNNIDKIYKQLTKSNTHPLGGTAYLNLENEDDPFLHGIKYTAMPPTKRFRDME from the exons ATGCTTGAATGGAAGAAGCAAGCTTCTGCAGCTGCAACAAGCATATCAAAACTTAACCGTCAAATAAACTCTAAG GAGGGACAGATTGAGCAACTATTGTCTCGGAAGCAGGATATTGTGGAGAAGTGTGAATTAGAACACATAAGCCTTCCTACTATTTCAGACCCAATGGAAATTGGCTCTGAGATCCCTGGCCCATATTTTGATTTTAGTGAGCTGAATAGATCTCTTACTCAGGACAGGAGACCTTCTGACCGAGAAAAAATCGAGGCAGATTTTAAGCAAAAAATGGATGCTATAATGTCAGAAATTGAAAAAACAGCGCCAAATTTGAAGGCTCTGGATCAGTATGAGGCTTTGCTAGAGAAGGAAAGAGCAGCGACCGAAGAATTTGAAGCAGCCAGAAAGGAGGAGAAGCAAGTAGCTGATGCTTACAATTCagttaagcagagaag ATACGAGTTGTTTATGGAAGCTTTTAACCACATATCAAATAACATTGACAAGATATATAAACAACTGACAAAGAGTAACACGCATCCACTTGGTGGTACGGCATATCTGAACTTAGAAAATGAGGATGACCCCTTCTTACATGGCATCAAATACACTGCTATGCCCCCAACAAAGCGTTTCCGTGATATGGAATAG